GCGGCCCCGGGTTCTCCATCGCCAACACCAACGACAAGGCCAACAGCCGGATACGGGTCGTGGACGCCTACCTGATCGGGCTCCTCGCCGACTGGCTGAACCTCAAGATCGGGATGACCAAGATCCCCCTCACCCGGGCGAACCTGGACGAATGCTTCGCCCCCCTGACCACCGAGCGTTCCCGGTACGTCTATACCCCCTTCGGGGTGGACGCCACCAAGAGCAGCCGGGACATGGGAATCGTGGTATCGGGGAACTTCTTCGAGGACCATCTCAAGTACTGGGCGGCCGTGATGGAGGGACGTGACGGGACCGCGAAGTTCCCCAACCCCTTCGTGGACCAGACCTTCTACACCAGCCCGGAGCCCGAGAGTAACCTCGAGTACGTGCTGCGGCTCCATTACTCTGCCCTCGATCCCGAAAACGGTCCGACGTCCATGGGTTACGAGGGGACCTACCTCGGGAAGAAGGGGAAGATCTTCACCATCGGGGTCGCGGGCGCCTACGAGGCGGATGCCGCCTTCAAGGACACGGCCCCGGCGGCTGCTCCGGGCAATCCCGGGTTCCTGCAAGCGCAGGTGCTGGATGACAAGACGGTGGATTACTGGGCCTTCACGGCCGACGCCTTCCTCGAGATCCCCATCGTGGGCAACGGCGACTGGCTTACCCTCACCGGCATGTACCTCAACGTCGACCTGGACGACGCCTACAAGACGGCCCGCGCGGTGGCCGACCTGAACACCATCGTGGGCGGCCTGGTCGGGCAGCGGGAAGGCTGGTACGTGAAGGCCGGCTACGTCCTGCCCTTCCGGGTCTTCGAGGACGGCATCATCCAGCCGTTCGGCCGCTACGAGCGCTTCGACTACGCCAACCTCTACGGGGTCGACGACCAGACCGTGGAGGAATGGGGCGGCGGCTTCAACTACTTCCCCCTCGGAGATCTCAACCTGCGTTTCTCCGTGGAGTACCAGCACATGGAATACGACAAGCCCACCAAGTTCGGCGACTACCTGAGCCAGACGACCAACCGGACCTTCACGGACGCCGATATCCTGACCCTCGAATTCATGGTCACCATCTGACAGGCGGCGACGGCGGCGGCTCCTTCGCGAGCCAGGAGGCGGGGGGCCGCCGCCTGTCACGCCGGGAGGGGACGATGCGACCTCTCGTGCTCGGCCTTTTGGGGGGGATGTGGATCTTGGTCCTCGCCGGCGGTTGCCTGGCCGAGGAGATGGTGATCCGCCTCCAATCCGGCAACTCCATCCGGATCACCTACCACGGGCTCATCGACCAGGTCACCTTCGAGGGGAAGGGGGATGCCATCACCGGCGTCGTTCTGCCGCAGCCGCCGGATCGCCACCCGGAGGAAGGCGGCGGGCCGGCCGCCGGGGTCTCCGGGGAGGGACGGGCGCCGGAGAAGGGCAAGGGGGAGAAGGCCGGCGGCGAACGCTGGATCCGGCTGAAGTGGGCGAAGCCCATCGACGACTACTAGACGATTAGAGGGAAAGGTCTCCCCGGGCGACGGCCTCGAGCCGATCCGGGTCGAGCACCTTGGCATGCCGCGCCTTTCCGGACGGGACGAGCTCGATGATGCCCGCCGTCCCAAGGCGCCGGAGGGCCCGGGAGACCACCTCGCGCCTCGTCCCCAGAAGGGACGCCATCTCGCTCCGGGTGACCGTGCAGGTCATCTCCTTGGTGCAATCCAGGCTGACGCAACGCCACAGGAACGCGGCCAGCCGTTGCTGGACGCTCCGAAAGGCGAGGGTCTCCACGATCTCTGCGTAGGCCGCCAGCCTCCGGGAGATACAGGCGACGAACCTGTGGATGAGGCCCGCTTCCTTCCGGAGGGCCCGGAAGAGGTCCTCGCGCCCGATGCCGAGCGCCACGGAATCTTGCCGGGCGAGGGCGTTGGCGAAGGCGCTCTCGGAGAAGAGGTTCCCGAGGCAGAAGGCGTCCCCGGCCTTCGCGAACCAGAGGGTGAGGCGCTTTCCGGTGATGTCGCTCTTGAAGACCTCGACCCGCCCGTGCTCGAGGACGTAGAGGCGTTCCACCTTCTCCCCCTGCGTGAAGACGAGGTCTCCCTTCCGGAAGACCCTTCGCTCCATCGCGGCCAGGAGGTCTTCCAGGGCGCTCGGCGGCAGGCCCTCGAAGACGGGGACCCCGCGGAGGAGCTCGAAGTCGGGGCCCCTTCGCCTACCGCTCGCCGTCGCCGTGGTCATGGCCCCTCTCCGCCCGGTCGCGCAATCCGTCCGGGTCCGTGATGAGGATGCGGTGTCCCCTTCTCTCGACCAGTCCCTCCTCGCGCAGCTTCCGGAGCGCCCTCGAGACGACTTCCTGGCAGGTGCCGAGCCGCGCGGCCAGTTCCTCGAGGGAGAGCTTCATGCGGTTGGGGCGCGAGGTCTCCCGGGTCACCAGCAGGAGCTTGGCGAGCCTGGACGTCAGGTCCTTGAAGGCGAGGTCGTCCACCATGATGGAGAAGCAGACGAGTTTCGAGGACAGGCATCCCAGGAAGTTGAGCCCGAAATCGGGGCAGGCGGCGATGATCTCGTCCACCACCCGTTTCTCGAAGGAGATGAGGGTGGAGGTCTCCACGGCCCGGGCATTGGCGAAGGCCCGTTCCACGTTGAGGGTGGCGAGGCAGAAGATGTCGCCGCTGTAATACTTGAACAAGGTCAGCTTCCTGCCCTCGAAGTCGTCCTTGTAGACCTCCACGGATCCGGAGGCCACCACGAAGAGCCGGTCCACCCTTTCTCCCACCCAGAAGACGGCCTCCCCCGGAGCATAGGCGCGCTTGACCCCGGTCTTTTTCATGAGGGAGAGAAGTTCCGCCCGCGGGGGGGACAAGGCGGGTATCCTCGAGAGCAGATCGATGTCGGACCGTTCCAACATGCGGTCTCGTCTCCCCGGGCGCCGCTCCCGGGCGGCGCCCCTACTGGAAGAGCGCGGCCACCGAGGCGGCCAGCTTGGCCGCCAGGGCCCGGGCGGCCTTTTTCCGGGCCTCGTCGGCCTCCACGTGGGCCTCGCGCACCTGGGCGCTGAAGGTGGCGGCCGTCCGGCCGTCGGCGGTGTCGCGGACCCCGGCGGCCCCGTGGGCCCGGGCGTAGTGCCAGCCGGGGGCGCTCCGCGGGACGTCCTCGACCTGGACCCGGCAGATCACCACGGCGTCGGCGGCCGCCTCGTCGGGTGTCACCCAGAGCCCGGCCCGGGTGAGGGCCTGGATCGTCTCCGCCTCCACCGCCTTCGGGGCGTCGCCCCCGGCCCGGACCGCCAGCTTGAGGTCCGCCCGGAGGGACGAGAACTCCCCGATGGCCGCTCGGATGTCGTACGGGGGGGGCGGGGCGGGGCGGCCTACCACCCGGAGCCGGGAGGCCACGACCGACCGGTCCATCCAAAGGTCGCGGACACGGCGGAGGCCGAGGAGCCGGGCCAGCCGGCTCCGGCCGGCGAGGGCCGAGATCGCCCCCGAGATGGTGGCGTCCACCTCCTCGAGGCGCGCGCGCCAGGCCGCGGCGGCCCGGTCCCGGTCCAGCGCCGCCACGGCATGGTAGAGGCCGTCCTTGGAGGATCGCCACACGGTGTCCGTCCGGACGCCCTCGAGGGCCACCCGCGAGGTCACCCGGAGACGGGTCCGGATCTCCTGGCGCAGCCAGTCTTCCTGGTCCTTTCCCTCGCCGTAGACGGCCTTCACCGAATCCACGGCCTCGCTCTCGATGCGGGCCTCGAAGACCCGGGCGAGTTCCGACAACGCGGCGTCCTTGGCGTCGGCCGCCGTCCGGCCCGTTCCCTCGGCGGTGAGGTAGCGCGCGGCCGGGTAGGCGGCCTGGGCGGGCGAGGGCTCGGCCAGCGGGGCGGCGGGGGGCGCCGTCGCCGGGGCGCAGGCTGCGGCCAGGCAGGCGATGCAGCCGGCCGCGAGGGCCTGGAGGAGGGGATGTCCGCGGTTCATGGCTTGGAGGTCCTCCGGGCGAACATGGTCTCGTAGAAGAGGAAGCGTACGCCGCCGGCCGGGACGGCCACCTCCCCGAGGGGGACCGGGGGCCGGTCCGGCACCGTCACCCGGGCAGTGTACCGCCCCGGGGCGACGTCCGCCACGACGAGATGGATCCGGGCCGGCAGATACCGCCACGACCGCGTGTCCGCCCGCTCGATGAAGGTGTTGGCCACGTTCAGGAGGAACCGGGCCGTCCGGCGCTCGCCCTCGTCCTTGATGCGGCGGGTCGCCTGGTGGATGGCCGCCTGCTTGAGGGCGGCCCGGGCCAGCATCTTGGCGACGACCCGGGCCCTTCGGTCCGAGAGGTTCCGGCGCGCGATCCGCTCCACGTCTTCCGCCAGGAAGGGCTCGGCCGCGGCCGTGGCGTCCCTCCCGCCGCGGATCAGGTGCAGGCGGGCGGGCCCCGCACCGAAGGGCGTGGAGACGAGCCTCGGGAAGGCGAGGGGGATGGGGCCGGAAGGGCCGGGGACCACGGCCCGGTCCTCCACCTTGCGCGGAGCGAGGCCGTCGAAGTGGATGAGCACCACGCGGCCGGTGGGGGCGGCGCCCTGGCGCGGCCGGACGGGTCCGAACCGGCGCCGGTACTCGGCCAGGTCCTGGTCGAAGCCGAGCCGGGCCGCCAGGCGGACGAGGTCGCGGCGAAGGGGCGGAGGGAACGGGGTCCCGTAGCGCTCCCGGTAGGCCAGGTAGGCCTCGTAGGCCTTCCGGTAGGCGATGTAGGCGTCGTTGGGCTCGCCCAGCGCCTCGTAGATGAGGCCGCTCAGGTAGCGGCCGAAGGCGTCTTCCTTGTAGACGTTTTTTCCGCCGTACTTTTCGTCGAGGAGGGTGAGCTTCTCGTCCAGGCGGCGGCACTCCACCAGGGCCTCTTCGGGTTCGCCTGCCGCCAGGTAGGCCACGGCGGCCACGATGTTGATGAAGGCCCGCTCGTAGTCCTCGCCCGGGTAGGGCTGGAGGTAGTCGTTGACGAGGTAGGTGCCCGCCTCCCGCGACAGGCTCAGGGTCCAGAGCTCGGTGGCGAGGTCGTCCGCCCGCTGGAGCAGTTGGACCGCCGCCTCCGGGCGTCCGCACAGGAGGTCCAGGGTGGCGGTGTCGAGGAGGTAGAGGAGGCGGGCGTTTCGGCCGTAGGCCCCTTCGCCTTTCTCGGCCAGGGCGCAGGCGGCCTCATAGCGGCCGGCGGCCAGCTCCGCGGTGAGGCGGGCCTGGTAGCGGGCGCTCACGCCGCAGCCCGCCAGGAGCGGCAGCAGGAGGAGGGCCGCCAGGAATCGGTGGAGCCGGGGGCGCATGGGCCCGGCTTACGGCTTGAACCGGCTCCGTTCGATGTACTTCTTGATCTTCTTCTCGCCGATCCAGACCTTGCGGTTGGTCAGGAGGTCGATGAGCTCGAGGTTCACCTGGTAGTAGATGACGCTCTTGCCCTCCACGAGGTCGGTGATGGAGTTGACGGTCCCCTTGAGCATGAAGTCGGCTCCGGTCTCCCGGCCCGCGGCCTTGGCCGTCTCCTCGGCGGCGTTGACGGCCTGGTCGAGGCGTTCCTCCCGGACCTCCGCCCGCTCGGTGCGGCTCGCCACCACCTCCACCTGGCCGGAGTTCACCAGGGCGCGCTCGAGGTCCTTGGTGAAGGTCTGGACGTTGATGTGTTCCCGGCTGCGGTTGAGGATGGTGCCCACGATCACCACGGGGGGCTTGCCGTGCGCCTGGGCGAAACGGGTGTGCCAGGGCCGC
The window above is part of the Dissulfurirhabdus thermomarina genome. Proteins encoded here:
- the extI gene encoding selenite/tellurite reduction operon porin ExtI codes for the protein MKRTRDKLRAICVCLVLATGFLLPALAAAGPLIEFGDEGYLQMDVKLQGIADYADFGSGRYGDKGRWDLNLRRTRISLTGFLNDTWGAKFQTCGGSSVDRQFGGPGFSIANTNDKANSRIRVVDAYLIGLLADWLNLKIGMTKIPLTRANLDECFAPLTTERSRYVYTPFGVDATKSSRDMGIVVSGNFFEDHLKYWAAVMEGRDGTAKFPNPFVDQTFYTSPEPESNLEYVLRLHYSALDPENGPTSMGYEGTYLGKKGKIFTIGVAGAYEADAAFKDTAPAAAPGNPGFLQAQVLDDKTVDYWAFTADAFLEIPIVGNGDWLTLTGMYLNVDLDDAYKTARAVADLNTIVGGLVGQREGWYVKAGYVLPFRVFEDGIIQPFGRYERFDYANLYGVDDQTVEEWGGGFNYFPLGDLNLRFSVEYQHMEYDKPTKFGDYLSQTTNRTFTDADILTLEFMVTI
- a CDS encoding Crp/Fnr family transcriptional regulator; protein product: MTTATASGRRRGPDFELLRGVPVFEGLPPSALEDLLAAMERRVFRKGDLVFTQGEKVERLYVLEHGRVEVFKSDITGKRLTLWFAKAGDAFCLGNLFSESAFANALARQDSVALGIGREDLFRALRKEAGLIHRFVACISRRLAAYAEIVETLAFRSVQQRLAAFLWRCVSLDCTKEMTCTVTRSEMASLLGTRREVVSRALRRLGTAGIIELVPSGKARHAKVLDPDRLEAVARGDLSL
- a CDS encoding Crp/Fnr family transcriptional regulator; amino-acid sequence: MLERSDIDLLSRIPALSPPRAELLSLMKKTGVKRAYAPGEAVFWVGERVDRLFVVASGSVEVYKDDFEGRKLTLFKYYSGDIFCLATLNVERAFANARAVETSTLISFEKRVVDEIIAACPDFGLNFLGCLSSKLVCFSIMVDDLAFKDLTSRLAKLLLVTRETSRPNRMKLSLEELAARLGTCQEVVSRALRKLREEGLVERRGHRILITDPDGLRDRAERGHDHGDGER
- a CDS encoding COG3014 family protein, with the translated sequence MRPRLHRFLAALLLLPLLAGCGVSARYQARLTAELAAGRYEAACALAEKGEGAYGRNARLLYLLDTATLDLLCGRPEAAVQLLQRADDLATELWTLSLSREAGTYLVNDYLQPYPGEDYERAFINIVAAVAYLAAGEPEEALVECRRLDEKLTLLDEKYGGKNVYKEDAFGRYLSGLIYEALGEPNDAYIAYRKAYEAYLAYRERYGTPFPPPLRRDLVRLAARLGFDQDLAEYRRRFGPVRPRQGAAPTGRVVLIHFDGLAPRKVEDRAVVPGPSGPIPLAFPRLVSTPFGAGPARLHLIRGGRDATAAAEPFLAEDVERIARRNLSDRRARVVAKMLARAALKQAAIHQATRRIKDEGERRTARFLLNVANTFIERADTRSWRYLPARIHLVVADVAPGRYTARVTVPDRPPVPLGEVAVPAGGVRFLFYETMFARRTSKP
- a CDS encoding penicillin-binding protein activator LpoB, with protein sequence MSALRPLSHVLAAAIALALLPGCAPKVHRVAPETVIDLSGHWNDTDSRLVAEAMIRDCLERPWHTRFAQAHGKPPVVIVGTILNRSREHINVQTFTKDLERALVNSGQVEVVASRTERAEVREERLDQAVNAAEETAKAAGRETGADFMLKGTVNSITDLVEGKSVIYYQVNLELIDLLTNRKVWIGEKKIKKYIERSRFKP